Proteins from one Synechococcales cyanobacterium CNB genomic window:
- a CDS encoding HAMP domain-containing histidine kinase: protein MKRRMERNFSESGPELPRPEQPPRPGDAAHPTPSARAEGTKFRRADPEDSPPVVERLEALAHELGNLLDGSMRTLLQAERSLGDAEGGAVDDARKRLDTVRGSLERMADLVHAAMRGTPGLIGSRTFGPGRPVTLAEAIRHAADVVRPDADDLGVTIDLRLDAGAETAGSGPVYPIVLNGLRNAVEAIAACRPSAEGKPGGCVEVHASVSPAGRACVLILDDGPGLPTSKGEGLFRHGFTTKPGGRGIGLSLSRSVVRELPDGAIELRQRTDLPDPARPGAALDVRWIVRAEDRRRAG, encoded by the coding sequence ATGAAACGCCGCATGGAGAGGAACTTTTCTGAGTCGGGGCCTGAGTTGCCCCGCCCCGAACAGCCGCCCCGCCCCGGTGACGCGGCACACCCCACGCCGTCCGCTCGCGCGGAAGGAACGAAGTTCCGGCGTGCGGACCCGGAGGACTCGCCGCCGGTGGTGGAACGGCTTGAGGCGCTGGCGCACGAGCTGGGCAACCTGCTTGACGGCTCGATGCGCACGCTGCTGCAGGCGGAGCGGTCGCTCGGCGACGCGGAGGGGGGGGCGGTCGATGACGCGCGGAAGCGTCTGGACACGGTGCGCGGCTCGCTGGAGCGCATGGCGGACCTCGTGCACGCGGCGATGCGCGGCACGCCGGGGCTGATCGGCTCGCGGACGTTCGGGCCGGGCAGGCCCGTGACGCTCGCCGAGGCGATCCGGCACGCGGCGGACGTGGTGCGTCCCGACGCGGACGACCTGGGCGTCACCATTGATCTGCGGCTGGACGCGGGCGCGGAAACCGCCGGGTCGGGGCCGGTGTACCCGATCGTGCTGAACGGTCTTCGGAACGCGGTGGAGGCGATCGCGGCGTGCCGACCGAGCGCGGAGGGCAAGCCGGGCGGGTGCGTCGAGGTCCATGCGTCGGTCAGCCCGGCGGGTCGTGCGTGCGTGCTGATCCTGGACGACGGCCCCGGCCTGCCGACGAGCAAGGGCGAGGGGCTGTTCCGGCACGGGTTCACGACCAAGCCCGGCGGGCGCGGGATCGGGCTGTCGCTCAGTCGGAGCGTGGTGCGGGAACTGCCGGACGGCGCGATCGAGTTGCGACAGCGTACGGACCTGCCGGACCCCGCAAGGCCCGGCGCTGCGCTCGATGTGCGATGGATCGTGCGGGCGGAGGACAGACGGCGTGCGGGGTGA
- a CDS encoding sigma-54-dependent Fis family transcriptional regulator, which translates to MNERPGARVLIVDDDPIVAESLAEFMRGEGHGAATAFNGVEALAALEAAEDEGDAFRVVICDVSLPGMSGIELLRRIVRERPGTAVVMLTGYANVETAVEALRVGAVDYLTKPVVDEELRVALERALRQQALMAENQRLRRQLDGRYSLDGIIGGDHRMRRIFELVEAVAPTRTTVLMTGESGTGKSLIAHAIHHRSPRRDGPFVELSCGSIPETLLESELFGHVKGAFTGAHADKAGRFLAADGGTIFLDEINSASPGMQLKLLRVLQERRFEPVGSTKTVEVDARVVLASNQPLEDLVARGQFRQDLYYRINVVKIELPPLRERVGDVPMLAEKFLERYAAEAGRQIAGISGEAMDALRRYPFPGNVRELENVIQRAVVLTKGQTILLEDLPPHVTGESDAGVLARLTTGGTERDEGEWRPMALEEALREPERRIILRALEANNWNRQKTADDLKINRTTLYKKMKALGIDAGEEAA; encoded by the coding sequence ATGAACGAGCGACCCGGGGCACGGGTGCTGATCGTTGATGACGACCCGATCGTCGCGGAGTCGCTGGCAGAGTTCATGCGCGGGGAGGGGCACGGCGCGGCGACGGCGTTCAACGGCGTCGAGGCGCTGGCCGCGCTGGAGGCGGCCGAGGACGAGGGCGACGCCTTCCGGGTGGTGATCTGCGACGTATCGCTGCCTGGGATGAGCGGGATCGAGCTGCTGAGGCGGATCGTGCGCGAGCGGCCTGGGACAGCGGTCGTGATGCTCACGGGCTACGCGAACGTCGAGACGGCTGTCGAAGCGTTGCGCGTCGGCGCGGTGGACTACCTGACGAAGCCGGTGGTGGACGAGGAGCTTCGCGTCGCACTGGAACGGGCGCTGCGCCAGCAGGCGTTGATGGCCGAGAACCAGCGGCTGCGGCGGCAGCTTGACGGGCGGTACAGCCTGGACGGAATCATCGGCGGCGACCACCGGATGCGGCGCATCTTCGAGCTGGTCGAGGCGGTCGCGCCGACGCGAACGACGGTGCTGATGACGGGCGAGAGCGGGACGGGGAAGAGCCTGATCGCGCACGCGATCCATCACCGCTCGCCGCGGCGCGATGGGCCGTTCGTGGAGCTGTCGTGCGGGTCGATCCCGGAGACGCTGCTGGAGAGCGAGCTGTTCGGGCACGTGAAGGGGGCGTTCACGGGAGCGCACGCGGACAAGGCGGGTCGGTTCCTGGCGGCTGACGGCGGGACGATCTTCCTGGACGAGATCAACAGCGCCAGCCCCGGGATGCAGTTGAAGCTGCTGCGCGTGCTGCAGGAGCGCCGCTTCGAGCCGGTCGGCTCGACGAAGACGGTCGAGGTCGACGCGCGGGTGGTGCTGGCGAGCAACCAGCCGCTGGAGGACCTGGTGGCTCGGGGGCAGTTCCGGCAAGACCTGTACTACCGGATCAACGTGGTGAAGATCGAGTTGCCACCGCTGCGTGAACGCGTGGGCGACGTGCCGATGCTGGCGGAGAAGTTCCTGGAGCGGTACGCGGCCGAGGCGGGCCGTCAGATCGCGGGGATCAGCGGCGAGGCGATGGACGCGCTGCGGCGGTACCCGTTCCCCGGCAACGTGCGTGAACTGGAGAACGTGATCCAGCGTGCGGTGGTGCTGACGAAGGGGCAGACGATTCTTCTCGAAGACCTGCCGCCGCATGTGACGGGGGAGTCGGACGCGGGTGTGCTGGCGCGGCTGACGACGGGCGGCACCGAGCGCGACGAGGGCGAGTGGAGGCCGATGGCGCTGGAGGAAGCGCTGCGGGAGCCGGAGCGGCGGATCATCCTGCGCGCGCTGGAGGCGAACAACTGGAACCGACAGAAGACGGCGGACGACCTGAAGATCAACCGGACGACGCTGTACAAGAAGATGAAGGCGCTGGGGATCGACGCGGGGGAAGAGGCGGCGTGA
- a CDS encoding copper resistance protein NlpE has protein sequence MPKPPRALKPCAHAAEPRPFLEHLEQRVVLAAPWNLAGVGLYMEGGPTVYFAEAVMQEDGSLTGSRFDSGDAGPLPAVPIDFASVTDRPNGGIRIGFVDAFTPYDDQTGARFLEENGYPLGWFFGRDSGGARTELTFAVQRPTSATTSDIVGSWFFQSLTVSFDAERAFVHGGTASIGPGAIVVTLTGSPGTPPVAESHAIVSTGAMGRFNLVRGLEDSVLYMSADGSVIIWSDADAADGDIAIGIGVRGAPSPTAAGVAGLYRLTLTDIDDDGLAFEPADLALTLNQNGTFSAIDLLDFEGGGSDPAFTGTWSISGTTLRLTLGNGDVYQFIISDNDSTLLATDVIFQSGDFRKLLGVGTRVVAEPLPPLESLIALGILNADGDPIAYDLRPDGDWRVVDLIARANGPVPTATADVEAWVDPISQRLFAATSTPQGVYVYTRNEANEWTARNLTQELAPATRIPGDLTVFADLDGRVYVAGIDTGGNMVLYKNMGRDSQGIEIWSFENLVTTQLSPKNIPMPAIVGPLISYVTSWNGLNIAGLDASGNIWSVWSGDGGLVWYANNLSTITGAPPMASGLTAYLTSWDGINIAGLNAAGQLVVTWWVPQFVGDWETDNLTDIAGGPTLDGGTVTSYVAPWGGLNVAGLDTGGELVIYWWSPELEQNGQTWQTADMTSDLPAEQPRPNSQLTSRVTDLEGGQLNVFGVDSTTNDLIRLRFSADNPAWAIQNVSEDAIPD, from the coding sequence ATGCCGAAGCCCCCGCGTGCCCTCAAGCCGTGCGCACACGCCGCCGAGCCGCGCCCGTTCCTTGAGCATCTCGAACAACGGGTGGTGCTCGCCGCCCCGTGGAATCTCGCCGGCGTCGGGCTGTACATGGAAGGCGGCCCCACCGTCTACTTTGCCGAGGCCGTCATGCAGGAAGACGGGTCCCTCACCGGCAGTCGCTTCGACTCCGGCGACGCAGGCCCGCTCCCCGCCGTCCCGATCGACTTCGCTTCCGTCACCGACCGCCCCAACGGTGGCATCCGGATCGGATTCGTCGACGCCTTCACCCCCTACGACGACCAGACCGGCGCACGCTTCCTCGAAGAAAACGGCTACCCCCTCGGCTGGTTCTTCGGGCGCGATTCCGGCGGCGCACGCACCGAACTCACCTTCGCCGTGCAACGTCCCACCTCCGCCACCACCAGCGACATCGTCGGGTCGTGGTTCTTCCAGTCGCTGACCGTGAGCTTCGACGCAGAACGCGCCTTCGTCCACGGCGGAACCGCCAGCATCGGCCCGGGCGCAATCGTCGTCACCCTCACCGGCTCCCCCGGCACCCCCCCCGTCGCCGAGTCACACGCCATCGTCAGCACAGGCGCGATGGGACGATTCAACCTCGTGCGCGGGCTCGAAGATTCCGTGCTCTACATGAGCGCGGACGGTTCCGTCATCATCTGGTCCGACGCAGACGCCGCGGATGGCGACATCGCCATCGGCATCGGCGTCCGCGGCGCGCCCTCGCCCACCGCAGCCGGCGTCGCCGGCCTCTACCGACTCACGCTCACCGACATCGACGACGACGGCCTCGCCTTCGAGCCTGCCGACCTCGCCCTCACACTCAACCAGAACGGAACATTCTCCGCCATCGACCTCCTCGACTTCGAGGGTGGCGGCTCCGACCCCGCCTTCACCGGCACATGGTCCATCTCGGGAACCACCCTCCGCCTCACGCTCGGCAACGGAGATGTCTACCAGTTCATCATCTCCGACAACGACTCCACCCTCCTCGCCACCGACGTCATCTTCCAGAGCGGCGACTTCCGCAAACTTCTCGGCGTCGGCACCCGCGTCGTCGCCGAGCCTCTTCCCCCCCTTGAATCCCTTATCGCCCTCGGCATCCTCAACGCCGACGGCGACCCCATCGCCTACGACCTCCGCCCCGACGGCGACTGGCGCGTCGTCGATCTCATCGCGCGCGCGAACGGCCCGGTGCCCACCGCAACCGCCGACGTCGAGGCCTGGGTCGATCCGATCTCCCAGCGACTCTTCGCCGCCACCTCGACGCCCCAGGGCGTCTACGTCTACACCCGCAACGAAGCCAACGAATGGACCGCACGCAACCTCACCCAGGAACTCGCGCCCGCCACGCGCATCCCCGGCGATCTCACCGTCTTCGCCGACCTCGACGGCCGCGTCTACGTCGCAGGCATCGACACCGGCGGCAACATGGTGCTCTACAAGAACATGGGCCGGGACTCGCAGGGCATCGAAATCTGGTCCTTCGAGAACCTCGTCACCACGCAACTCTCACCCAAGAACATCCCCATGCCCGCCATCGTCGGACCGCTCATCTCCTACGTGACCTCATGGAACGGCCTCAACATCGCCGGGCTGGACGCGAGCGGCAACATCTGGTCCGTCTGGTCCGGTGACGGCGGACTCGTCTGGTACGCAAACAACCTCAGCACCATCACCGGCGCCCCGCCCATGGCCAGCGGACTCACCGCCTACCTCACCTCATGGGACGGCATCAACATCGCCGGACTCAACGCCGCGGGGCAGCTCGTCGTCACCTGGTGGGTGCCGCAGTTCGTCGGCGACTGGGAGACCGACAACCTCACCGACATCGCCGGCGGTCCCACGCTCGACGGGGGTACCGTCACCAGCTACGTCGCACCATGGGGCGGCCTCAACGTCGCCGGACTCGACACCGGCGGCGAACTCGTCATCTACTGGTGGTCCCCGGAACTCGAACAGAACGGCCAGACCTGGCAGACCGCCGACATGACCTCCGACCTTCCCGCCGAGCAGCCCCGACCCAACTCACAACTCACCAGCCGCGTCACCGACCTCGAAGGCGGCCAACTCAACGTCTTCGGCGTCGACTCCACCACAAACGACCTCATCCGCCTCCGCTTCAGCGCGGACAACCCCGCGTGGGCCATCCAGAACGTCTCCGAAGACGCCATCCCCGATTGA
- a CDS encoding peptidase S41 translates to MRDGRSVAAHPLPFHVGSVLVATAPASLGRSHTTRGPWPRVRRSSQESTMHRRSLAVRAALCLFLPLVAGTVSAASDDIKPHAGMLRYPDVSATHIAFVYANDIWIVPRAGGQATPLASPPGQEGFPRFNADGTTIAFIGNYDGNRDLYTVPVTGGIPTRVTHHPAGEFLCDWTPDGKLLFSSNALAGLGRQTQLFVTSPSGGLPEQLPVPYGTNAAISPDGKWLAYTPHSIDFRTWKRYRGGMQTDIWLFNLETYEWKQATDWEGTDTSPMWHGETLYYLSDQGPEHRQNIWSYDQKTGKREQITKHADYDVKFPSIGPGERNRGEIVYQLGSSLMLLDLRTGRSRAVEVVIPGDRPRLRPQMIDAGRNMGAWAVSPTGKRAVMEARGDIWTVPAEKGPVRQLTDTSGAAERSPAWSPDGRWIAYFSDASGEYELWVRQSDGKDEPRQVTKGNKTFFFRALWSPDSKKIIVTDKAANIILVDAETGEQRVLDRDEWANQPGIDWSHDSNWITYAKTDADSGTRSIWLYDLKNDTKHQVTSGFFDDSNPVFSKKGDFLYYSSSRDFSNPQYEDVGTTFVYADTGRLLAVPLNKDVKNPRLVESDEETWKKDDKKEDKKDDAKKDNGEKKDNGDADGKKDENGENGDDAARKQDAAAVSPIHGVWKGTVKGLSKIGAPQDEVEFTMTIIVAADGSITGSSSSMGQTNDYDAVTFDEATGKFTATRARDGMTTKMEGTLAGDKLAGTWEVPELGINGTWEATKTDEKPPADAVKAADDKDKPLVIDLDGFEGRAMQLPVSSGRFFGLASNDKGELLYVRAGGRGTPPSIKIFDVRDEKAEEKTVIAGAGGYAVSADGKKLLINQNNRFGIVDARAGQSISKPLATELMKQVNPREEWEQLFTDAWRRHRDFFYVQNLHNVDWDAIYKQYHAMLQDAANREDVSYIISEMISELNVGHAYYWGGDVEGQPSANVGLLGVDFELATATADDGTARSAYRIKRIHEGAPWDSDARGPLSQPGIDAKPGTWLLAVNGRPIDTSKDPWAAFIGLAGKHTTLTLADNLFGDDEARKEREVTITPIGSEANLRFRSWIEANRRYVDERTSGKVGYIYVPNTGVDGQNELFRQFYGQTGKAALIIDERWNGGGQIPTRFIELLNRPRTNYWARRDGKDWPWPPDSHQGPKCMLINGLAGSGGDMFPWLFRHNGLGKLIGTRTWGGLVGISGVPGLIDGGYTAVPTFGFYETDGTWGVEGHGVDPDIEVVDDPSLMARGHDPQLDAAIDLMLQSVETNPYRPAPRPADPDRRGMGLPDSDK, encoded by the coding sequence ATGCGCGACGGAAGGAGCGTTGCGGCGCATCCCCTCCCCTTTCACGTGGGTTCAGTTCTCGTTGCAACTGCGCCCGCCTCCCTCGGAAGAAGCCATACCACGCGGGGTCCGTGGCCCCGAGTTCGACGATCCAGCCAGGAGTCCACCATGCACCGCCGTTCACTCGCTGTCCGTGCCGCGCTCTGCCTTTTCCTTCCGCTCGTCGCCGGCACGGTCTCGGCCGCCTCCGACGACATCAAGCCCCACGCAGGCATGCTCCGCTACCCAGACGTCAGCGCGACACACATCGCCTTCGTTTACGCCAACGACATCTGGATCGTCCCACGCGCCGGCGGACAGGCGACACCACTCGCCAGCCCGCCGGGACAGGAAGGTTTCCCACGCTTCAATGCCGACGGCACCACCATCGCCTTCATCGGCAACTACGACGGCAACCGCGATCTCTACACCGTCCCCGTTACCGGCGGCATCCCCACCCGCGTCACCCACCACCCCGCAGGCGAGTTCCTCTGCGACTGGACCCCGGACGGCAAACTCCTCTTCTCCAGCAACGCTCTCGCCGGACTCGGCCGACAGACCCAGCTCTTCGTTACCTCCCCCTCCGGCGGCCTGCCCGAGCAACTCCCCGTCCCCTACGGCACCAACGCCGCCATCAGCCCGGACGGCAAGTGGCTCGCCTACACCCCGCACTCCATCGACTTCCGCACCTGGAAGCGGTACCGCGGCGGGATGCAGACCGACATCTGGCTCTTCAACCTCGAGACCTACGAGTGGAAGCAGGCAACCGACTGGGAAGGCACCGACACCTCCCCCATGTGGCACGGTGAGACGCTCTACTACCTCTCCGACCAGGGGCCGGAGCACCGACAGAACATCTGGTCCTACGACCAGAAGACCGGAAAACGCGAGCAGATCACCAAGCACGCCGATTACGACGTCAAGTTTCCCTCCATCGGTCCCGGCGAACGCAACCGCGGTGAGATCGTCTACCAGCTCGGCTCCTCGCTCATGCTCCTCGACCTGCGCACGGGACGCTCGCGCGCGGTCGAGGTCGTCATCCCCGGCGATCGCCCCCGCCTGCGCCCGCAGATGATCGACGCCGGACGAAACATGGGCGCATGGGCCGTCTCTCCCACCGGCAAACGCGCCGTGATGGAAGCACGCGGCGACATCTGGACCGTCCCCGCCGAGAAAGGCCCCGTCCGCCAACTCACAGACACCTCCGGCGCCGCCGAGCGCAGCCCCGCCTGGAGCCCCGACGGCCGCTGGATCGCCTACTTCTCCGACGCCTCGGGCGAGTACGAACTCTGGGTCCGACAGTCCGACGGCAAGGACGAGCCGCGCCAGGTCACCAAGGGCAACAAGACCTTCTTCTTCCGCGCCCTCTGGTCGCCGGACTCGAAGAAGATCATCGTCACCGACAAGGCTGCCAACATCATCCTTGTCGACGCCGAAACCGGCGAGCAGCGCGTCCTCGACCGCGACGAGTGGGCGAACCAGCCCGGCATCGACTGGTCGCACGACTCGAACTGGATCACCTACGCCAAGACCGACGCTGACTCCGGCACCCGCTCGATCTGGCTGTACGACCTCAAGAACGACACGAAACACCAGGTCACCAGCGGCTTCTTCGACGACTCCAACCCCGTCTTCAGCAAGAAGGGCGACTTCCTCTACTACTCCTCCAGCCGGGACTTCTCCAACCCGCAGTACGAGGACGTCGGCACGACCTTCGTCTACGCCGACACCGGCAGGCTCCTCGCCGTTCCCCTGAACAAGGACGTCAAGAACCCGCGCCTCGTCGAGAGCGACGAGGAGACCTGGAAGAAGGACGACAAGAAGGAAGATAAGAAGGACGACGCCAAGAAGGACAACGGGGAGAAGAAGGACAACGGCGACGCCGACGGCAAGAAGGACGAAAACGGCGAGAACGGCGACGACGCCGCCAGGAAGCAGGACGCCGCCGCCGTCAGCCCTATCCACGGCGTCTGGAAGGGCACCGTCAAGGGACTCAGCAAGATCGGAGCGCCGCAGGACGAGGTCGAGTTCACGATGACGATCATCGTCGCCGCCGACGGCTCCATCACCGGCTCCAGCAGTTCGATGGGCCAGACCAACGACTACGATGCCGTCACCTTCGACGAGGCAACCGGCAAGTTCACCGCCACCCGCGCACGCGACGGCATGACGACAAAGATGGAGGGCACACTCGCCGGCGACAAGCTCGCCGGCACTTGGGAAGTCCCCGAACTCGGCATCAATGGCACCTGGGAGGCCACGAAGACCGACGAGAAGCCGCCCGCCGACGCCGTCAAGGCCGCCGACGACAAGGACAAGCCCCTCGTTATCGACCTCGACGGGTTCGAAGGCCGCGCCATGCAACTCCCCGTCTCCTCCGGACGCTTCTTCGGCCTCGCGTCCAACGACAAGGGCGAACTCCTCTACGTCCGGGCCGGCGGACGCGGTACCCCCCCCTCGATCAAGATCTTCGACGTCCGCGACGAAAAGGCAGAGGAAAAGACCGTCATCGCCGGCGCCGGCGGTTACGCCGTCTCCGCCGACGGCAAGAAACTCCTCATCAACCAGAACAACCGCTTCGGAATCGTCGACGCCCGCGCGGGGCAATCCATCTCCAAGCCCCTCGCCACGGAACTCATGAAGCAGGTCAACCCCCGCGAGGAGTGGGAGCAGCTCTTCACCGACGCCTGGCGCCGACACCGCGACTTCTTCTACGTCCAGAACCTCCACAACGTGGACTGGGACGCCATCTACAAGCAGTACCACGCCATGCTGCAGGACGCCGCGAATCGCGAGGACGTCAGCTACATCATCTCTGAGATGATCTCCGAACTCAACGTCGGCCACGCCTACTACTGGGGCGGCGACGTCGAGGGGCAGCCCAGCGCCAACGTCGGACTCCTCGGCGTGGACTTCGAACTCGCCACCGCCACCGCCGACGACGGCACAGCACGCTCCGCCTATCGCATCAAGAGAATCCACGAGGGCGCGCCCTGGGACTCCGACGCACGGGGCCCACTCAGCCAGCCCGGGATCGACGCCAAACCCGGAACCTGGCTCCTCGCCGTCAACGGACGACCCATCGATACGTCGAAGGACCCCTGGGCGGCATTCATCGGACTCGCCGGCAAGCACACCACACTCACCCTCGCCGACAACCTCTTCGGCGACGATGAAGCCCGCAAGGAACGCGAGGTCACCATCACACCCATCGGCTCAGAAGCCAACCTCCGGTTCCGCTCCTGGATCGAGGCCAACCGCCGCTACGTCGACGAACGCACCAGCGGAAAGGTCGGATACATCTACGTCCCCAACACCGGAGTCGATGGACAGAACGAACTCTTCCGCCAGTTCTACGGCCAGACCGGCAAGGCAGCGCTCATCATCGACGAACGATGGAACGGCGGCGGGCAGATCCCCACACGCTTCATCGAACTCCTCAACCGCCCCCGCACCAACTACTGGGCTCGCCGAGACGGCAAGGACTGGCCCTGGCCGCCCGACTCCCACCAGGGGCCGAAGTGCATGCTCATCAACGGGCTGGCCGGCTCCGGCGGCGACATGTTCCCCTGGCTCTTCCGACACAACGGACTCGGCAAACTCATCGGCACTCGCACCTGGGGCGGACTCGTCGGCATCTCCGGCGTGCCCGGACTCATCGACGGCGGATACACCGCGGTCCCCACCTTCGGCTTCTACGAGACCGACGGCACTTGGGGTGTCGAAGGCCACGGGGTTGACCCCGACATCGAGGTCGTCGACGACCCCTCCCTCATGGCACGCGGCCACGACCCACAACTCGACGCCGCAATCGATCTCATGCTCCAGTCCGTCGAGACCAACCCCTACCGTCCGGCCCCCCGACCCGCAGACCCCGACCGTCGCGGCATGGGGCTGCCCGACTCGGACAAGTAG
- the fliM gene encoding flagellar motor switch protein FliM, with the protein MANVLDQSEIDALLAAAEPDESETQQAEVRVFSRKHRDAPPEIRPYDFKRPERVSKDQMRALQTLHEGFARNFGASLSGFLRTIVEVRVADCEQMTYSEFISGLPNPTSFNLIQTSALEGQMCLEVSPLIIYPIIDRLLGGTSQDLFVPQRPMTLIETRLIGNVIRRALAALSEAWSGVKELQFEVSATESNPQLVQIVPPNEVVVVIVFELKTSNRAGTMNLCIPYNVIEPVVEQLSSQSWFSVAKNQRSEEIERRLARGLGHASLDLRAILAETTITLRDLAYMAPGDVIVTETEATRPAVLWVGHERKFTAEVGQYRGSRALRVVRAISRDDRV; encoded by the coding sequence ATGGCGAACGTGCTGGACCAGAGCGAGATCGATGCCCTGCTCGCGGCGGCGGAGCCGGACGAGAGCGAAACGCAGCAGGCGGAGGTTCGGGTCTTCAGCCGGAAGCATCGGGACGCGCCGCCGGAGATCAGGCCGTACGACTTCAAGCGTCCTGAGCGTGTGAGCAAGGACCAGATGCGTGCCTTGCAGACGCTGCACGAAGGGTTCGCACGGAACTTCGGGGCGTCGCTGTCGGGCTTCCTGCGGACGATCGTGGAGGTCCGAGTCGCGGACTGCGAGCAGATGACGTACTCGGAGTTCATCTCCGGGCTTCCGAACCCGACGAGCTTCAACCTGATCCAGACGAGCGCGCTGGAGGGGCAGATGTGCCTCGAGGTCAGCCCGCTGATCATTTACCCGATCATCGACCGTCTGCTGGGAGGGACGAGCCAGGACCTGTTCGTACCGCAACGGCCGATGACGCTGATCGAGACGCGGCTGATCGGGAACGTGATCCGGCGTGCGTTGGCCGCGCTGTCGGAGGCGTGGTCGGGCGTGAAGGAACTGCAGTTCGAGGTGAGCGCGACGGAGAGCAACCCCCAGCTTGTGCAGATCGTGCCGCCGAATGAGGTGGTGGTGGTGATCGTGTTCGAGTTGAAGACCTCGAACCGCGCGGGAACGATGAACCTTTGCATTCCGTACAACGTGATCGAGCCGGTGGTGGAGCAGCTGAGTTCTCAGAGCTGGTTCAGCGTGGCGAAGAACCAGCGTTCGGAGGAGATCGAGCGTCGGCTTGCTCGCGGGCTTGGGCACGCGAGCCTGGACCTCCGGGCGATCCTCGCGGAGACGACCATCACGCTGCGCGACCTGGCGTACATGGCTCCCGGGGACGTGATCGTGACGGAGACGGAAGCCACTCGGCCGGCGGTGCTGTGGGTGGGGCACGAGCGGAAGTTCACGGCGGAGGTCGGGCAGTACCGCGGCTCGCGGGCGCTGCGCGTGGTTCGGGCGATCTCCCGCGACGACCGGGTGTAA
- the nusA gene encoding transcription termination/antitermination protein NusA encodes MNTQEMMRIIDSISRDRNIDRQLLIADLEAAMVSAARRYFNTLDTEEFTCSVDPLSGQIQIYRHGQPLEMPPEAFGRIAAQTFKQVMIQRFREDERNSILEEFSKRVGEIATGVAQRYEGGALVVTVDRAEAFMPRSEQIPGEQFQPGDRVRCLILDVRDAGNQVKIVLSRAHPDFIKRLFEVEVPEVAERIIEIKAMAREAGYRTKIAVSSIDSKVDAVGACVGVRGSRIKNIVDELNGEKIDIIRWNESSQILIQNSLKPAEVQEISLCFELGRATVVVRDDQLSLAIGKRGQNVRLAARLTGWDVDILTPEEFNKGLEIMSETLLGIEGVTEEHVDRLAALGIVSVFDVEEVGAEVLATELELDESVASAVVEAASARAKIVAEQQQREKEEAEARRKEEEEAARRLLSGEGLPTTEEGAVDPELAAAAILGIGTRGASGGGSDGGSSGGAGATSAAADERAADILGGDKKD; translated from the coding sequence ATGAACACGCAGGAAATGATGCGGATCATCGATTCGATCTCGCGGGATCGCAACATCGACCGGCAGCTGCTGATCGCGGACCTCGAGGCGGCGATGGTCTCGGCGGCGCGGCGGTACTTCAACACGCTCGACACGGAAGAGTTCACGTGCTCGGTGGACCCTCTCTCGGGTCAGATTCAGATCTACCGGCACGGTCAGCCGCTGGAGATGCCTCCGGAGGCGTTCGGTCGCATCGCGGCGCAGACGTTCAAGCAGGTGATGATCCAGCGATTCCGGGAGGACGAGCGCAACAGCATCCTGGAGGAGTTCTCGAAGCGTGTGGGGGAGATCGCCACGGGCGTGGCGCAGCGTTACGAGGGCGGCGCTCTGGTGGTGACGGTCGACCGGGCGGAGGCGTTCATGCCCCGGAGCGAGCAGATTCCGGGCGAGCAGTTCCAGCCTGGGGACCGGGTGCGTTGCCTGATCCTGGACGTTCGCGACGCGGGCAACCAGGTGAAGATCGTGCTGAGCCGGGCGCACCCGGACTTCATCAAGCGTCTCTTCGAGGTTGAAGTGCCCGAGGTCGCGGAACGGATCATCGAGATCAAGGCGATGGCGCGCGAGGCCGGGTACCGGACGAAGATCGCGGTGAGTTCGATCGACTCGAAGGTTGACGCGGTGGGCGCGTGCGTGGGCGTGCGCGGGAGCAGGATCAAGAACATCGTTGACGAGCTGAACGGCGAGAAGATCGACATCATCCGGTGGAACGAGTCGAGCCAGATCCTGATCCAGAACTCGCTGAAGCCGGCGGAAGTGCAGGAGATCAGCCTGTGCTTCGAGCTGGGGCGGGCGACGGTGGTGGTGCGCGACGACCAGCTGAGCCTTGCGATCGGCAAGCGCGGGCAGAACGTTCGCCTCGCGGCGCGGCTGACGGGCTGGGACGTGGACATCCTGACGCCCGAGGAGTTCAACAAGGGCCTTGAGATCATGTCCGAGACGCTGCTGGGCATCGAGGGCGTGACGGAGGAGCACGTGGACCGGCTGGCCGCGCTGGGCATCGTGAGCGTGTTCGACGTCGAGGAGGTCGGCGCGGAGGTGCTGGCGACGGAGCTTGAACTGGACGAGTCGGTGGCGTCTGCGGTGGTGGAGGCGGCGTCGGCGCGTGCGAAGATCGTCGCCGAGCAGCAGCAGCGCGAGAAGGAGGAAGCGGAGGCGCGCCGCAAGGAGGAGGAAGAGGCGGCGCGGCGTCTGCTCAGCGGGGAGGGGCTGCCGACGACGGAGGAGGGCGCCGTCGATCCGGAGCTTGCGGCGGCGGCGATCCTGGGGATCGGCACGCGCGGGGCGAGCGGCGGCGGGAGCGATGGCGGCTCGTCGGGCGGTGCCGGCGCGACGAGCGCGGCGGCGGACGAGCGCGCGGCGGACATCCTGGGGGGAGACAAGAAGGACTGA